The following are encoded together in the Colius striatus isolate bColStr4 chromosome 5, bColStr4.1.hap1, whole genome shotgun sequence genome:
- the PRR15 gene encoding proline-rich protein 15, whose translation MADSTAATAAPRAGVKGGSTGPWWKSLTSKKKLKEAAGAPSPPAAANETPAATAASGGREEQQPPFVSGEAAAPGGGNRRSLHVSHSGRFKERRKVRTSLLADSPEVFDGGGAAGREAQGGE comes from the coding sequence ATGGCGGACAGCACCGCGGCCaccgccgccccccgcgccgGCGTGAAGGGCGGCTCGACTGGGCCCTGGTGGAAGTCGCTGACCAGCAAGAAGAAGCTCAAGGAAGCGGCGGGCGCCCCgtcgccccccgccgccgccaacGAGAcccccgccgccaccgccgcgtCCGGCGGCcgggaggagcagcagcccccCTTCGTCAGCGGCGAGGCCGCGGCGCCGGGCGGCGGCAACCGCCGAAGCCTCCACGTCTCCCACTCGGGCCGCTTCAAGGAGCGCCGGAAGGTGCGCACCTCGCTGCTGGCCGACAGTCCCGAGGTCTTCGAcggcggcggcgccgcgggCCGTGAGGCTCAAGGGGGCGAGTAG